Proteins from one Gimesia maris genomic window:
- a CDS encoding COX15/CtaA family protein — protein MNQQQYHPWLFRLALATAIATLPLMIMGGHVTTKDYGMAVDGWPSSDGQNMFTYPVFGLPTDKFFEHVHRLLGTLVGFLSIILVIVAFKVESQKWIRNVAIAVLVCVIIQGILGGTRVTENSKALAMAHGLFAACVFTLMSFLTMATGKRWIENSNNPPELAAGYGRRLAITVPLLVLFQYFLGGFLSHFKMGLHPHMSFAIVVLIFVIIEFRSARKTGIKWLKRPAMGMLHLGIFQIMLGIGAWLTRFGLPAAGIVGEPGSLQQSLFRTTHLIAGILLLMTTALYSVRVFRLHQLNKNRSSEQSLSATDSLPNAEGNV, from the coding sequence ATGAACCAGCAACAGTATCATCCCTGGCTTTTCAGACTGGCCCTGGCGACTGCAATCGCCACGCTGCCTCTGATGATTATGGGCGGGCATGTGACCACCAAGGACTATGGCATGGCAGTAGATGGCTGGCCGAGTTCCGACGGACAAAATATGTTTACGTATCCTGTGTTCGGTCTCCCTACGGATAAATTTTTCGAGCATGTGCATCGACTCCTGGGAACGCTGGTCGGCTTCTTATCCATCATACTGGTCATAGTGGCCTTTAAAGTCGAATCACAAAAATGGATTCGCAATGTCGCAATCGCCGTGCTGGTCTGTGTGATTATCCAGGGAATTCTGGGGGGTACCCGAGTTACTGAAAACAGCAAAGCTCTGGCAATGGCACACGGCTTGTTTGCCGCCTGCGTGTTTACCCTGATGTCATTCCTGACCATGGCCACAGGCAAACGCTGGATCGAAAACAGCAATAATCCCCCTGAACTTGCTGCTGGATATGGTCGCCGCCTGGCAATCACAGTGCCGCTGCTCGTCCTCTTTCAGTATTTCCTGGGAGGATTCCTCAGCCACTTCAAAATGGGACTGCATCCTCACATGAGCTTTGCGATTGTGGTTTTGATCTTTGTGATCATTGAATTTCGCAGTGCTCGCAAAACAGGTATCAAATGGTTGAAACGACCGGCGATGGGCATGCTGCATCTCGGTATTTTCCAGATCATGCTCGGCATTGGTGCCTGGCTGACACGATTTGGGCTTCCTGCTGCCGGGATCGTTGGAGAACCCGGTTCCCTGCAACAGTCGTTGTTTCGCACCACACACCTGATTGCGGGTATCCTGTTACTTATGACCACGGCCCTGTATTCGGTCCGTGTCTTTCGACTCCATCAATTAAATAAAAACAGATCGTCAGAGCAATCTCTCTCTGCTACTGATTCCTTACCGAATGCCGAAGGTAACGTTTGA
- a CDS encoding cytochrome c oxidase subunit I, with translation MSVLNPSPTGLQPILTPQEHHGPGNFITKYIFSTDHKIIAIQFLFTTLLMMIVGGALALAVRWQLAFPWESMPIVGPWLFAAEGGQISPEFYTMLFTMHATVMIFLVIIPILAGMFGNFLIPLMIGADDMAFPKLNMLSYWFMWPAIACFGMSFKYAGGPAAGWTSYPVLADLAQAAPGSGTAQTYWLLGVTFVGFSSMMGSINYMTTIINMRAPGMTFFRLPMTIWGLFITAILQAFALPVLTAGGFMQVADRLFGTCFFYPSGLVINNAAPTVGGGQPLLWQHLFWFYSHPAVYIMLLPIMGMVSDMLSCMCRKPLFGYKPMVFSMSAIASLGFIVWGHHMFTSGMNPAVGMAFMVSTMMIALPSAIKTFNWTATIWGGKLEFNTVTLNCIAFLSMFIVGGLSGIFMAAVPVDVYFHDTYFIVAHFHYILFGATLFGVFAGIQFWFPKMFGRMMNEKLGKTHFVLTFIGANGTFFPMHFLGMQGMPRRYADPYLHGYLEHLLPMNQFMTISAIIMGAAQILLFINIFYSMFFGPKAGRNPWNATTLEWAAPSPPGHGNFDFVPMVYHGPNEYAVVNGDKDFLMQTEQKCEPPANHTSTDTETSV, from the coding sequence ATGAGTGTTTTGAATCCCTCCCCCACCGGACTGCAACCGATTCTGACTCCCCAGGAGCATCACGGGCCGGGAAACTTCATCACGAAGTACATTTTTTCAACTGACCATAAAATCATCGCGATCCAGTTCCTGTTTACCACATTGCTGATGATGATTGTCGGCGGTGCACTTGCCCTGGCAGTCCGCTGGCAGCTGGCGTTCCCCTGGGAATCGATGCCGATTGTCGGGCCATGGCTGTTTGCCGCGGAAGGCGGACAGATCTCACCGGAATTTTACACGATGCTGTTTACCATGCATGCCACCGTGATGATCTTCCTGGTGATCATCCCCATCCTCGCAGGGATGTTCGGAAACTTTCTGATCCCGCTGATGATTGGCGCGGATGATATGGCATTTCCCAAACTGAACATGTTGAGTTACTGGTTCATGTGGCCGGCAATCGCCTGCTTCGGCATGAGTTTCAAGTACGCAGGCGGTCCGGCAGCAGGCTGGACCTCGTACCCGGTACTCGCTGATCTGGCGCAAGCGGCCCCGGGCTCGGGAACCGCGCAGACATACTGGCTGCTGGGAGTGACCTTTGTCGGGTTCTCTTCAATGATGGGCTCAATCAACTACATGACGACCATCATCAATATGCGTGCTCCCGGCATGACCTTCTTTCGGTTGCCCATGACCATCTGGGGACTGTTTATCACGGCCATTCTGCAGGCGTTTGCACTTCCCGTTCTGACCGCCGGCGGATTCATGCAGGTTGCCGACCGATTATTCGGAACCTGTTTCTTCTATCCTTCCGGACTGGTCATCAATAACGCCGCGCCTACGGTGGGAGGCGGACAGCCTTTACTCTGGCAGCACCTGTTCTGGTTTTACTCTCATCCCGCGGTTTATATTATGCTGCTCCCGATTATGGGTATGGTGTCCGACATGCTGAGCTGCATGTGTCGGAAACCGCTGTTCGGTTATAAGCCGATGGTCTTCTCCATGTCTGCCATCGCCAGCCTCGGATTCATCGTCTGGGGGCACCACATGTTTACCAGCGGCATGAACCCTGCCGTCGGGATGGCGTTCATGGTCTCCACCATGATGATCGCGCTCCCCTCCGCAATCAAAACCTTCAACTGGACCGCAACGATCTGGGGTGGGAAGCTGGAATTCAATACGGTCACGCTGAACTGCATTGCCTTCCTTTCAATGTTTATCGTCGGCGGGCTCAGCGGTATCTTCATGGCGGCTGTCCCCGTGGACGTCTATTTCCATGACACCTACTTCATTGTCGCCCACTTCCATTACATTCTGTTCGGTGCCACCCTGTTTGGTGTCTTCGCCGGAATCCAGTTCTGGTTCCCGAAAATGTTCGGCCGGATGATGAATGAAAAACTGGGTAAAACGCACTTCGTGCTGACTTTCATCGGTGCCAACGGCACATTTTTCCCGATGCACTTCCTGGGAATGCAGGGCATGCCCCGCCGCTATGCCGACCCTTACCTGCACGGTTACCTCGAGCACCTGCTGCCGATGAATCAGTTCATGACCATTTCTGCCATCATCATGGGTGCTGCCCAGATCCTGCTGTTCATCAACATCTTCTACAGCATGTTCTTTGGCCCCAAAGCAGGTCGAAATCCCTGGAATGCGACGACGCTGGAATGGGCGGCTCCGTCCCCTCCAGGACATGGAAACTTCGATTTTGTACCGATGGTCTATCACGGACCCAATGAATATGCCGTCGTGAATGGCGATAAAGATTTTCTGATGCAGACAGAACAGAAATGTGAGCCGCCGGCAAATCACACGTCTACCGATACCGAAACCTCAGTGTAA
- a CDS encoding cytochrome c oxidase subunit 3 → MSHESNSPQYRMGLPIPHSKLGMWLFLATEIMFFSAFIGAYIVLRAGSPGWPDDPEITHLRIWAGGLNTFVLILSSYFVVLALEGMKVENFAKARRYLCLTLLLACLFLGIKAYEYSGKFKYDILPGHIPETPRMAIDKSMREMKHVVDQRAIALSAAKLPDKTEPTDPEESVEIAGVADEKTEEVETPVEELRQQLQTELAAEDTPAARKKELQAYFDLGDKYRELNERALDESISMQEMNQELKTLKENPEYGSFLAPVHFLQPIIYGNLFASVYFLLTGFHALHVVIGMLLFIIVLMQGRRLSKKWNDYVENIGLYWHFVDLVWIFLFPLIYII, encoded by the coding sequence ATGAGTCACGAAAGTAATTCGCCACAATATCGAATGGGGCTTCCCATACCACACTCCAAACTGGGGATGTGGCTTTTCCTGGCGACAGAAATCATGTTTTTTTCGGCCTTCATCGGAGCCTACATCGTGCTCCGCGCCGGTTCGCCCGGCTGGCCTGACGATCCGGAAATCACCCACCTGCGAATCTGGGCCGGCGGCTTGAATACATTTGTGCTGATTCTCTCCAGCTACTTCGTCGTACTGGCGCTGGAAGGCATGAAAGTCGAAAACTTTGCCAAAGCAAGACGTTATCTCTGCCTGACGCTGCTGCTGGCCTGTCTGTTCCTGGGCATCAAAGCCTATGAATATTCGGGCAAGTTCAAATACGACATTCTCCCCGGACACATTCCGGAAACCCCGCGCATGGCCATCGATAAATCCATGCGGGAAATGAAACACGTCGTAGATCAACGGGCCATTGCGTTATCTGCTGCAAAGCTGCCTGACAAAACAGAACCCACGGATCCTGAAGAATCAGTGGAAATCGCCGGCGTCGCCGATGAAAAAACAGAGGAAGTCGAAACGCCCGTCGAAGAACTCCGCCAGCAGTTGCAGACAGAACTGGCGGCCGAAGACACCCCTGCAGCACGCAAAAAAGAACTGCAGGCCTATTTTGATCTCGGAGATAAATACCGGGAATTAAATGAACGGGCGCTGGACGAATCCATCAGCATGCAGGAGATGAATCAAGAGCTGAAAACCCTGAAGGAGAACCCCGAGTATGGTTCGTTCCTTGCACCAGTCCATTTTCTGCAACCCATTATTTACGGAAACCTGTTTGCCTCGGTGTACTTTCTGCTGACCGGTTTTCATGCCCTGCACGTCGTGATCGGCATGCTGCTGTTTATCATTGTGCTGATGCAGGGCCGACGCCTGAGTAAAAAATGGAACGATTACGTCGAAAATATCGGCCTGTACTGGCACTTCGTCGACCTGGTCTGGATCTTCCTGTTCCCGCTGATTTACATCATTTAA
- the cyoE gene encoding heme o synthase codes for MSTTQQSYIAVEESKTAAKPVSLARLGDYLELIKPRISTMALISVALGYTLASAHSWSLLPLIHALLGIGLVAVGCNSLNQMLEMKSDALMPRTANRPLPAGKISLPEVLVFGIGAALTGIFYLATMVNLLTAFLAMMTLVLYVLVYTPLKRVTSLCTTIGAIPGAMPPILGWTAAGGNLNTSSFAIFAIMFFWQFPHFLAIAWLYRHQYHQAGLKMLPAADPAPRIIGWMCVIYAVALIPVSLLPQYVSLTGTFYSVVALVLGIGYLAFSIRFLRNETRQTARQLIWFSLIYLPLLLLTLTWDRLQLFN; via the coding sequence ATGTCTACAACTCAACAATCTTACATCGCTGTCGAAGAATCGAAAACCGCCGCCAAACCTGTCAGCCTGGCCCGGTTAGGCGATTACCTCGAACTCATCAAACCGAGAATTTCGACGATGGCTCTGATCTCGGTGGCATTAGGTTATACACTGGCCTCCGCCCATTCCTGGTCCCTGCTGCCTTTAATCCATGCCCTGCTGGGAATCGGTCTGGTTGCCGTCGGCTGCAACTCGCTGAATCAGATGCTGGAAATGAAAAGTGATGCCTTGATGCCCCGCACGGCCAATCGCCCGCTGCCTGCCGGGAAAATCTCATTGCCCGAGGTTCTGGTATTCGGTATTGGTGCCGCGCTGACCGGTATTTTTTACCTGGCAACCATGGTCAACCTGCTGACTGCCTTTTTAGCGATGATGACCCTGGTGCTCTACGTGCTGGTTTACACACCCCTTAAACGGGTGACCTCACTTTGCACCACCATCGGTGCCATCCCCGGCGCCATGCCTCCCATCCTGGGCTGGACGGCTGCGGGAGGCAATCTGAATACCTCTTCCTTCGCGATTTTTGCCATCATGTTCTTCTGGCAGTTCCCGCACTTTCTGGCGATTGCCTGGCTGTACCGTCATCAATACCACCAGGCAGGTTTGAAAATGCTGCCCGCCGCAGATCCGGCACCACGCATAATCGGCTGGATGTGTGTGATTTATGCGGTCGCTCTGATCCCCGTCAGTCTGCTGCCTCAATATGTTTCCCTGACAGGGACGTTTTACTCTGTGGTCGCGCTGGTCCTGGGAATTGGCTACCTTGCCTTCTCGATTCGTTTCCTGCGAAACGAAACACGCCAGACCGCCCGCCAGTTAATCTGGTTCTCTCTGATTTATCTCCCGCTGCTGTTACTCACCTTGACCTGGGATCGACTGCAACTGTTTAACTGA
- the coxB gene encoding cytochrome c oxidase subunit II, whose amino-acid sequence MGKGWCLFFLFWPVAAVVSCAAAPLIGWSFPYDNAQAASNLGIRIDSLFYLILAITALVFVGTQAVLVYALWRSANNRDERAQYIHGNHKLELIWSIIPGAILLFLALYQMNLWADFRFKNHYPEAAVKDPLAEVTARQFEWRFRYPAIGKQLQPKPQPDDLYTVNELHVPFGKPVLIQLRSDDVQHSFFLPALRIKQDALPGLQIPVWFEANKPGVYDLVCAELCGWGHYKMKAHVIVQPEAEYQAYLKNLTQQQSYDGLGKIAANENGSESEAAE is encoded by the coding sequence GTGGGTAAAGGATGGTGTTTATTTTTTCTGTTCTGGCCTGTTGCCGCAGTCGTGTCCTGCGCGGCAGCTCCATTGATTGGCTGGTCTTTTCCCTACGACAATGCGCAAGCCGCCAGTAACCTGGGAATCCGTATCGATAGCCTGTTTTATTTAATTCTGGCCATCACGGCACTTGTGTTCGTCGGTACGCAGGCAGTCCTTGTCTATGCTCTCTGGCGTAGTGCCAATAATCGTGATGAGCGAGCCCAGTACATACACGGTAACCATAAACTGGAACTCATCTGGAGTATCATCCCCGGTGCCATCCTGTTATTTCTGGCCCTCTACCAGATGAACCTCTGGGCGGACTTTCGCTTTAAAAATCACTACCCGGAAGCCGCTGTCAAAGATCCCCTGGCAGAAGTCACCGCGCGCCAGTTTGAATGGCGTTTCCGTTATCCTGCCATCGGGAAACAACTTCAGCCCAAACCACAGCCCGATGACCTTTATACCGTCAATGAACTGCACGTCCCCTTCGGCAAACCGGTACTGATCCAGCTGCGCAGCGACGATGTGCAGCACTCGTTCTTCCTGCCCGCTTTGCGGATCAAACAGGATGCCCTGCCCGGCCTGCAGATTCCCGTCTGGTTCGAAGCCAACAAGCCCGGCGTTTACGATCTGGTCTGTGCGGAACTGTGTGGCTGGGGCCATTACAAAATGAAAGCCCACGTGATCGTGCAACCCGAAGCAGAATACCAGGCTTATCTGAAAAACCTGACCCAGCAGCAATCCTATGATGGACTGGGAAAAATTGCCGCCAACGAAAACGGCTCAGAGAGTGAGGCCGCCGAGTAA